CTTGCCATCtaaattatctttaaaaattttataaaaataatattttattagtttataCTTGAAATATGTGTAAATGCACGTTATAGTTCCCTTCCTCCTCTCCCCTCCCCTCTATATATAGAATAATATGTGTGAATGCACATTATACTTCCCTTCCTCCTTCCTTCTTCCTCCTCTCTCCTCCCCTATATATATAAGATTACTTGTGTGTAGTTTCTTATACCCAACTACACAATAGAAGTCCAAATGTTTTATTCAAACTGTGAACATAGTGTTTCTCGTTCTATTACTTGCTATTTTTCATCCTTTCAACATTAACGATGCATTTTACTTAACACTTCGGTGGCCTCTAGCATTTTGCAAGTTTTATTCTTGTAAAACTCCTTATATTGAGAATAGGTTCACCTTACATGGATTGTGGCCCGTTCCTCTCGGTGGCAAGAGTCTCAATTACAAAAAAAGTAAAAAGATTCCCTTCAATGCTAATCAGGTATATACATAgacatattttaatgtttttaattctcaaaattaaaaatttattttcatttattttattttgtgacaGCTAATTGACTCTGAGATTATCCATGATTTAAACAATTTATGACAATTCCTCGAAACCAATAGTACTAATACTCAATTTTGGAAACATGAATGGACCGTCATGGCATATGCACTATATGGGAGCAATTTCGCTACTTCCAAACATCTATTGAATGGGTAAAGTATGCGAATACACTTGAAATGTTGAAAGCATCAGGTAGTAATTGATTATTGTATGTATTATATTCTTAGTATTGTTGTTTTAgcgttataattttttaaaaaatttatctattGAAACAGACAATAGCTTGTACAAGATTGTTGATATAATATAAGTTTTGAGCAGTCTGTCAGACCcatcattaaataaaaaaaaaaaaatcagacgCTCATCTGTGTTATACCAGGTATACTTTTGCCTTGTCCACCCATGCCACTACATGGAGAATTGGGATATGGATGCAGTACAACGTTATATTTCCTTCAACAGGAAAAGTTATAGTTCCTTCAACGGCAATGTCATTTCAATCTTCATGGAAATTATATTTGATCACATATATAATCTTCAATTTCATTAtatatcttttataattttagggCTGTAGTATTAAAGGAAGTTATATTTCCTTGGGATAAGCAAGTTTAGAAAGAAATGTTTTATGCCCCTCTGATTTATTATGATGTAGTTTGTATTTCCGCAGCTATAGTTGCTGCTGTTGGAGTTAAACAAATTgtgtttaatattattatatataaaataatggtcttggtttttaattttatcactaaatttaactttttagaaatgtgattaattttaattttataaaaattaaaaaattattacatgtgaaataattgtaaaaaaataaaataatgtatttataaaatatggctaattttaatttttttacaaattaaaaaataaaaataaaaataattaatttgagatattatattcttaataataataaaaataaaatattatatttaaaccaAACATACAAATTAAACAAGAAAAtgcaaagttaaaattaaaatatataattaaatataaaataattatttattaattaactaataaaaaaattatataataaaaaaattctttctaataaaaaaataatattattaaaataatataataatttaatataatatttatcataaaatttatttatttttaaattaaattatctaattcATTATCTATACAAAcaatatttttactttattttttttaaaatttaaataatctaacctattatctataaaaataatatttatttatatttaagtattttaaatttaaattatctaatctattacctattaaatttatatttttttaaattaaattattttttaaatttaaataatctataaaaatcattaattaataaaatatcattcatacaagacttttatttataaaaatttaaaatttatttttttaaatttaaatagtttttttaatggataaatttaaatagtttaacaaatttaattaataaaacattattatgtaaatattatggaattcatttcaaatttcatcaaaatttaaAGGAATTAATCTGAATTATAACCAATTCTATTGAATTCAATTAagtattgaattttaatttttcttcaaatcaaccacacaaataaaattttatatgtatactaatattttagtgtttttcgattctcaaaattaaaaattcattttcatttgttttactttgttttgtttATGATAGTGAATTCACTCTAATGACTTAAACAATTTATGATCATCTCTTGAAATCAAACATGCTAATactcaattttgaaaatataaatcaaaatatCATAATACATGCACCACATAAAAGTAATTTTGCTATTTACTTAAACTCGATTCATTGTTGATATTCTGAGATCTAGAAAAATAGGATTTACAGTGTGAGTATAAGCTTAACCAAGGAAGATCGCCTCTCTCCTTtatccctttttcttttattctctaGTGACGCATAACCGCCATCCTACTACGGTCACTCAGACTCGTACATATAGAGATGCTAACGTACTCCTCTCTGTCAggcagccatttaattccctagACACACATACTGGTAGGGTTGCGAGGTGACTGAGTCTGCTCTCCTATTTTCTATCATGTCACTGGACTAGGCTATCTTCTAGTAGGCTCGCAAGTATGGCTGGTTCGACCTGCTTCATGTCGCTAAACTAGAGCCTACAACGTTGGGCTAGTCTGCTTGAGAATAGCTTGATGGGTTTTGAGTCTGTATTTTTCTCCGATATCCGGTCTTATTTTAGGGTGTAAAAAGTCTGACGGTCATCAATTGTGAACAAAGTCAATCGTAAGGTATAAATAAGTtggtcaaaataaaattaaaacctaCATATCTAATCTGAAGAAAGTTAACTACTGTTACGAAGTTGAAGAAACTTTATTGTTTAAGATCATATGTTTCGGAAGAATCCTTAATAACAAATTCAGCTATTTACATGCTCTTTTATCCGTCTAAGTCAGGTAATTTATAATGGTGTATCAAATATTTAGTATTCAGTTTGCCAAAAAATTTTTGGTTTTTTTAATTGGAATAAGATTTTTTAAGAGTTGTatatttgtatattttaattttaaaataaaaattatatttttttctaattttaaaattaactagATTTAAATACTAgctctaaattattttttccatcatttgattttttgaactatttttgaaataaaaaagaatgatgTTTTATCATGAAAAGATTTTAGTCAAACATAAtggtttttttcttatttttctcacTTTTAAATCCATatgtctttttttattattgcttGAAGTCATCTCTTATAAAAAAGTATAGCTTAAACTGTGATATTACATGAAAAAATTAGTTTTCATatgttatttttcattatttcaaatagtaaaaaataattgtGCATGATATCACCATAACAATTTGGTGCTCATCTGTAGCAACATGAGGCATGAACTGTATTAGCAACGGTCGAATTGACATTTGACGCTAACTTCCCATGTACTGAGTGCGAAACTGATATGCAATTGTGTATGCTACTGTTTGAGCTATTCAATTTGATTAACCATGCAATTGTGTATGATACATACatgttttattattgttattttaaacTACACAGCAAAGGCCGAGTGGACTGTACAAAGAAAATAGGCCTAAAAAAAGCTTAGAATACATGCAAACTAGCACAACCCAAAGAACTCTTCCAAAACCATCTAACTCAGCCCAACCCAGGACTCAGCATAGTCCAAGGAACCCTAGGCATCCACACACCCAAGAGCTTAGGCACCCAACCACCATCTTCGTAAAACAGACCCAAACCCAACACCTCCAGTTTTTATTAggtaaaagaaaatgatagTGCAACATTTTTTCAAAGGGAAAAGCTTACGAagtttgaggttacatatcacaTACGAACATAGTAGCTAGTAGAGGTGAGCAGGAAGGCGTGGAGTAAGAACAACTTCTAAAGGGGTAACCTTATAGTTGGTTATTCCACCTGATTCAGTCATATCAATTGGACTGTCTGATAAAGTTTCAATTTCAAACGCATGCAAAAAACTTGCCAATGTCAGGTTCAAAACTTGAAGAGCAAATGAGATTCCAGGGCACATTCTTCTTCCACTGCCAAAGGGTATCAACTCGAAGTTTTGGCCCCTGAAGTCAACGTCCTTGTGGGTGATGAGAAACCTCTCCGGCTGAAATTTCTCAGGATTCAGCCACACACTTGGGTCTCTATGAATTTTCGTAACATTTATAAGTAAGCGTGTCTTTGGTTGAATATGGTAGCCATTTATAACGCACTCTTCCATGGATTCGTGGGGAACCAGCTGTGGCGCAGCAGGATATAATCTGAATGTTTCCTTGATAATTGCTTGCAGGTAAATCAAACTCTTTGTGTCTGACTCCTTCACTTGCCTTTCTCGACCGACATGGATGTCTAGTTCATTTTGAGCCTTCTTTAGGACATCACGGTTATTGAGTAGTAAACACAAAGCCCAAGTCATTGTAATTGTTGAGGTCTCCGAGGCTGCTAAAATAAGAACCTGCATCAATTAATTCAAGCAAATAATATCAGTTTAAATATCAGTATAAACATGTTATTTTGATAATGGCGTACCAGGCACGTAGCTTTGTTAATGGTATCGACATCTCGACTGGAAAACTGTTTTGCGTCATTTAAAATGGACATCAGAGCCTCCATGAAATCTTCCTCGCCCTTTGTTTTGTCtgttcctttcttcttcttacgTTCTTCTAACCATTCTTGAACAACATGGTCGAGGTTTTTGAGGGTCTTCTTCATCTTCCTCTCCATTCCTCCCAAATCCAACCACCTTAAATATGGTAACGCATCTGATACCACAAATTTCCCTAAAAGTTCCATAAATTCCCTAAGAGCTTCTCGCCATGCATCATCTTCACCCTTGCTACCATTTTCATACTCCACATATCGCTTCCCTACAATAATCTTTAGTACCACATTCAAAGTTATGTCCCAGAACCATCTCTTCATCTCTGCAGTAAGCTTATCGGTGTTACTTTTGTTCTTGATCCATTCCTTGTACAACCCTTTTATGGCAGCCTTTACCTCAGCTTCCCTAACATGCTTTAACATCTCAAGCCGCTGATTGGACAGAAGCTCAAGTGTGACTATCTTACGAATTTGACACCAGTATTCTCCGTAAGGACTGAAGCCAaacatggaataatcatagccTAAAATTTCCATGGCAAGTGCCTTTGGTCGATTAGCAAACGTTTTGTCATTGGAAGTGAAACACTCCTTGGCAATCTCCCAGTTACTTACGACAAGTGTTCGATGAACACCAAGCTTGATTGTAAATATGGGACCGTACTTGTCAGCCATTTTTCCCAGGACTGAGAGAGGTGACTGTGAACCTCCTAGGAGATGAAGATGGCCAATAACAGGCCAAGCACCAGCAGCTTCCGGCGGTGCTCTCTTCATGCATGTCTTTTTCCAAGTCCAAGACGAAGAGTATATGAACCAAGATATAAAAGAAAGTATAACGACCATAATAGTGGCTGCGAAGGGAGAAAGAGACTCCATTTGGCTGTCTTCAAATATTTGAAGGATGTTTTATGTTAAATACAAAACAAGATCATTTATAACGGTGAGAGGAGAGAGGAAGGGGTGTGTGAAATCTAACTAAAGAGAAATAATgtttatctttttctttcttttttttggaaaaaaaattatttaaaatattttaaatgtattGTACTTATACCTTTTATACAATTTAGATGTTttattaggttttttttttctaactttGTTATAGATTTTTTGATTTCGCATTGATTAGATCCAGAGAATAAGATTTTGTGTGTATGTAAGTTTGTCCCCGTGTGCCTCCTTTTTTATGctattttctttcttgttcGTTAGTGACATGTAACGGTCCCTCTATTATAGAACCACTCCTCTTGTCACTTTGGTTTGTATGTATGGATACTTCTGAGACTCTCTCCATGTCaggtggccatttaattctttTCGACGTGTAAGTAGACAGGACTGCGAAGTGACTGGCCTGCTGTCTTTCTTCTTGTCAGATCTCCAAACAGGCGGCTCCACTTGTCATTTGTATTGGAATATGAGCtgtgaaaaatataatatatatataatgtgaaaattttaaaaagagaaCAAATAAGAAGACTTTTGTGACTTTCTTTTGTATTATTGGTGTAATCTTTTTTAGGAGTTGGTGTAATTTCGTGCATGATTaaaatgtgtatatatatatacacacactcCACACATGGTGAAATTTTTTTTAGGAGTTTTTGTAATTTCGGGCATGATTAAAATGTATATACACACTCTCTTATCCGTTAGTGACATGTAACGGTCCCTCTATTATAAAACCACTCCTCTTGTCACTTTGGTTTGTATGTATGGATACTTCAGAGACTCTCTCCATGTCAGGTGGCTATTTAATTCTTTTCAACTGTGTAAGTAGACAGGACTGCGAAGTGACTGGCCTGCTGTCTTTCTTCTTGTCAGATCTCCAAACAGGCGGCTCCACTTGTCATTTGTATTGGAATCTGAGCtgtgaaaaatataatatatatataatgtgaAAATTTTAAGAAGAGAACAAATAAGAAGACTTTTGTGACTTTCTTTTGTATTATTGGTTTTTAGGAGTTAGGTGTAATTTCGTGCATGATTaaaatgtgtatatatatatacacactctACACATGGTGAAATTTTTTTTAGGAGTTTTTGTAATTTTGGGCATGATTAAAATGTATATACACACGCCacacaaaatatatttttataatcaataaTATATTCAACGGACACGAATTCATTCTCTCTTAATTAAAtatctcaaatttaaattttaaatataaaatatttttaaaattcaaaaaaaaatattttactttaataattactcaacatcaatttaataatttatacactaatttaattttaattaaaataattttaaatctaatcATACacttattaaataaattcaacatTAATTATCCATTAATTTAATAAACCCAATACTGCTTATTTATCAATTCAACAAATTTAAcatcaatataaaaaaaattaaaaataataaacataaatcttgataaaacaatatttttcataaatcatccataaaaatatttacaacttcaatttattacaaaattaaaactaaTCTTAATTCTTTTGATTAAATTCAAAAAGGGAGAAAGAGGCACCGAAAATTAAAGAACTGCGCGGCAGTAGCAACGGGCAGCGAGCGGCGGCAAGCGTGGAGCATCGCGGAGAAGAAAGTCGGCATCTCGAGTGGTGGCAgcgtaatattattaattttgtaatattatttataacataatttttattataaaaaatatttttaattatttttcatcatatattattataaaattatattttattatttttaacttattaattttacagtacaaaaattaaataatattagtaaCATATTTATTGATACACTGTtgtcatatattttttacaaaattctatCACTATTACAAAGATTTGTTTTTagcaaaaattatttatttttctcttaaataGCATAGTAATGGAaaattctcatttaaaaaatacatagtCTAATATTCTCGTGGATTCATATATGTTTGATCGCAACATAAggccattttattttttctgtgcttctgtttttttataaaataaaatttataaattaaaaaaattaaaatttttctttccaagtaaaaaaaaattaataagaaaatattatttattatataattcttCTTATTATCCAAAtggttataaaatataaaaaatatttttttagtattaataaatagatttattttaGACTGGCTGCCgatagttttttattattattgatatgaaATCATTTCGTTTAACAATGCTATAAAAttcgggaaaaaaaaaatcctataaAACACCAAACTCCAGCACTTAAGCCCAGCTAACCGGAGCCAGACCAAGGAATGACCCAAACCCAATCCTCCACAGCCCTTACCCAGCAGCACGTCTTCTTTCTCCTCAACCATCACCACCAACGGATCAACACCCGTTAGTATTCTTCTCCCTGGAGTGCGGCATAAttctatttatttcataaaaaatattttttaaaaagtactttaatacattttttaatctttaaaataaataattaattaattaaaaatattgttataataaaaaattaaattaatttttccacATTGAATATCTTATaacattattatatatattatttttaaattacaatgaaactataaaaaataattttttaatattttttaaaaaataaaccttttattttaaataaaaatataaagaaaagaaattaatttcgTTAGaactttttaatttcaaatcaaTGGAGGGAATAAGtggtatttttttaaatcagtAATTAACAACTAAATTAAGTAAAAGAGATGAAAGAAttggtaaaattaaaaataaaatttcttactTTTTTGGTACAGCTAGATTTTATTAGATTCAAATTTTAAACCTTTAGATCTCGAGATAACTACGATATCAAATAGTTAGAAGttaatatctatttttttaaaataaaaataaataaataaaaaattgagataCGGGAGATTTAATAGGGTGTGTACTCATAATAAGAGTTTAATCTTATGAGGAAGTTAATAGATATTGATGGGTTGTTGAAAATCGATAGAGTTTAATACTGATTCGGATAAATTAaggtttgaaaaaaaatttcaatgagtaattttttcaaaaaattatatgttttaaatatggtTGATTCAAGAGTATTAATATTCTGATTATCTTGGTACTCTTTGATTTATGTCCCATCAGATTGAATGATGACATGTTATGACAGTTATGTCAGACGACTCATTAATAACTATTAAtcgattaataaatattaagtcGGTTAGCTGATACCATATTCATCGTGTATATCATATCAATCAGTTTTACTGCATGCtgcaattataattttagtgatGTGCCGAGGAGGTGACCGGTATTTTGGAAGTCGACTCCATTCTCTATTCTCACTAAATGTGCTCAGTTCACTCAATTCACATTAGAGGCTTCTCGATTACTGAGATCGgtgtaaatttatatttaattttcattcgtGATTTGAATCTTGAAGTGGTCAGTTTGTCTGTTCTAGAAAAGAGTAAAGTCAGGAATGTTAGTGGATCTTTATACTCCATATATCAGGTTTTCTAGTGTCTTATTAAACCGGATGGATGGATTCGCATATGATCCTTCTAAATTTCATGTACacatatcataatttaaaaaaaaaaaaaattatttttcagaccagaatgaaaataaaaattatgcacTTAATAGATGTGGTAAAATTTATTGCACTATATTAAGCTTCtgcttaaaagaaaaaaaattaaaattaatatccggtattattattattattattattaaagttaATTTACCTTATAGtccttaaaatttaataaaatttacaattcaAATTAGGAGGGTTCATGAATCAGTTCGATCTATAAAATCTCTTATTCAATTCAAACCAATAAATTTAGTTAAATGattagtataaatattttatatgatttatatattttttttatcgattaactaaaaaataattattttatattcaatatatttggtttaaatacaattttaattagatttttttatttatattattattaaaatataatatttttatttaattatttttattttttaatttttaaaaaattaaaattagtcacATTTCTaacaaaagttaaaataatatacataattattttaaaatttatgaacaattaaaattaaccatatttttgaagaaaaaaaataaactaatatgtaaaaattatttaattttttaattcatgcaAAATTTAAACGTAgctacatttttttaaaaagaaactaAAATCATGTATaaagtatattttattttttaatttttacaaaataaaaactaatcacatttataaaaaattaaaataatatacaaaaattaatttaatttttttaattttgaaaagttaaattttaagttataatttttattttgaagttaacttttttttttttaatttacaaattttaaaagtataaaatttataaaattaattagatattttttcttttttattatttaaaatataatatctaaatttaattagtttatttttatttaattatatttttaatttttatgatattttttaatttatatttttcagttgcgtttttattatattagtaaattaacaattaaaatctgaatttttttttataaatatataaaaaatatattttaattgagtaaatttgaaatatatattaaatagttaattttgataaaatatagagatataatagttgtaatacccagctaaattccggcgtcggaattccaagATTCCGGCGTcgaaattccaaccttccgatgAAATTTCCGTTGGAATTTGAAATTTCAGATGTCGGAACCTCTTtcacaaaatgaatttttattatattttttcatttatatttttcagttatgtttttattatattagtaaattaacaattaaaatctaaattttttttataaatatagaaaaaatatattttaattgagtaaatttgaaatatatattaaatagttaattttgataaaatatagagatataatagatgtaatacccggctagattctggcgtcggaattccaaccttccgatgAAATCCCCGTTGGAATttgaaatctcggatgttggaaccTCTTTCACAAAATGAATTTTTGGTTTTACTGATGGTTTTTGTgttaaagatttaaaaaaaaaaaagaaaaatatttttggaagaaaaaccaaggttcggccgccgaatatggtgCGGCCGCGGAGCTCTCGTTTTGgcccccaaaggtggtctgaccagccatctataagaggcctccaatCCAAAAATGGGAgggtttctctctccattttcgggtaaAGGTGAATTCTTGACCTTCCATTgttgattttattgtttttctttcaaatccttcaaaatatttatgagttttctcttgtttttgaagttttaaacttgaatataagattttaaagtttaaagacTTCAggagaccgtttctcctcaactccaagcttggGTCACATGTActttagatcttcaagaggtaaatgtACATCCTTACCTTTTCCTATATTttgagtaagttttaaaaagggttaagggttaaaaatacatgaaatggttagatctaaagtgtTAGGGTTTGTTTTAGCTTTGATgatgaatgtttgctcttatgagtttttattgttgtttgttggggtttaggttagtttttatGTCCCCTATGCTTGataagtgtgtatgcatgttttgaggggttaGATGTGaggttttaagaagttttggtGGCGGAGTGCTTAAGGCAGAATCggattctgccattctggagaatccaggttcgaccattctggagaatccagattcggccgccgaacctgcctatggaggcagcctttgggcgcccaacctgccctcgaaatgatggacttttggatctgggaagactttcggccgccaaacctgcccccgaaggttggtgactttcggatctgtgatggggtttcggccgccgaacctgccgccgaaagtcccctgtccagccttcctttgcttgtttcctatgcatgttttgttatgttttaggggattttggagagttgtttagagtcttgttagagttatgtttggtccctcacttgagttcatttgtataggattggaccttagagaccgtagaggccagcagtgagttagctgctacaattttagtcaagcgtcagccagaggtgagtagaactaaactaatctattgttttaaagtaatcaaactttttgagcatgttcatgcatcacgaatgccatgatatgtaataggttgtttgcattagaattcatgaatatgatgcattgcataatttacttttgttgtggatggatattggatgacccactagccctcgagcagattatgttatgacggatacgGAAGAtaagggctgcccattctatgcgccctggcactatgtaagagaaagaccaggactgcccattctacgcccctggcatttatggatatgttatgttatgtttaagcgaaagtcttgaggagctccgtTGAAGGCCGgacacattggatatgtagaggattactggtgataagtccatcttgttgtgaattgtctgtgctgtgacgcattccatatgagcatatgtttattaaactgttcttatgttctgctcactagactcttaTAGCTTATTCATTTTCCCTAATCCCAggcttgcaggatcagagatagcACAGGGAGTCAGCTTAGTGGCTAGTATAGCTGAAATAATAGAACAATTGTGAACATGTAATGTTTAATGGAttaatattgtgcttgacctagtttTCTTTACCTTGTAATCCATGttaacatgatctttatgtaaaagttttaaatatgttttatatttGAACCAAACTTTAGGAAtgtgatgttaaccatactagagtatttgatgagagatctagtatgtgttttatgttttcagtatgatacatgcataggttgagctcagtttgataaaaatatttaaatttttattataatgtttgatcatgtatgggatttcatcaGGTACACATGATGTATAGTAGAGTTGCTACGGAtttcgacgaccttaagtcgatctgaatacTAACGCCGGTAGCAGTCTGGTTTTCGAATCGTTACaatagtaatttatttaatggaaaatttaaattataatcaatttCAAAAGTTATTAAATACTTTTGacttaaattagaaaaattaatatttatttcctaATACAATAAGacttaatatttatttactaatatgataaaaaaaatggtCCTCTTTTTTCcctgcattttttaaaaatacgctaatgtaattttttcatgaaaaataaataaaaatttagcttgtaaattatataaaaatagtaataataacaatattaacTATTATTGAGCATGAGCGGATATGTACATATGTTATTGGATGGAAGAGGAGGGATAAGGGATGGAGATAAGTGGAGAAAGGGGGAGAGatgagtgaaaaaaaaaataaaaatttattttattttaattttaatttgttgtttAAGGAAGTTGGTTTGAGTATTCTAAGCTGGTTATCTATACTCTAAGGTGCAGTGTTTCAGATTCTCAGGTTGGGCTTTGTGCTGAGGTTAGGCCTTTGAACTTTTAACTTGCTTGCAGGGggaaaaagtaaaagaaagaaagagagagaggaaaAGAGAAGACTTGCATAATGATTGGAAGTGGAAGTTTTAGACATAAATAAAGAATAGATGGGAGCTTTTTTTTAAAGGACTTCTCCACCTTTTAGCCTATCAGCTTCCTCCATCCAATGTGGACTTTTCTTGATTTCAGCATCAATAGAATCTTGAATCTTTATTGCATTGACTTCCAAACCCTATTTTACtccattattttttctttagttGATGACATGAgtcagaaaatattttattctatttatctCCGAAAAGTTTAGGGtctttttaaatgattttttattt
This sequence is a window from Manihot esculenta cultivar AM560-2 chromosome 4, M.esculenta_v8, whole genome shotgun sequence. Protein-coding genes within it:
- the LOC110613375 gene encoding cytochrome P450 CYP82D47; translated protein: MESLSPFAATIMVVILSFISWFIYSSSWTWKKTCMKRAPPEAAGAWPVIGHLHLLGGSQSPLSVLGKMADKYGPIFTIKLGVHRTLVVSNWEIAKECFTSNDKTFANRPKALAMEILGYDYSMFGFSPYGEYWCQIRKIVTLELLSNQRLEMLKHVREAEVKAAIKGLYKEWIKNKSNTDKLTAEMKRWFWDITLNVVLKIIVGKRYVEYENGSKGEDDAWREALREFMELLGKFVVSDALPYLRWLDLGGMERKMKKTLKNLDHVVQEWLEERKKKKGTDKTKGEEDFMEALMSILNDAKQFSSRDVDTINKATCLVLILAASETSTITMTWALCLLLNNRDVLKKAQNELDIHVGRERQVKESDTKSLIYLQAIIKETFRLYPAAPQLVPHESMEECVINGYHIQPKTRLLINVTKIHRDPSVWLNPEKFQPERFLITHKDVDFRGQNFELIPFGSGRRMCPGISFALQVLNLTLASFLHAFEIETLSDSPIDMTESGGITNYKVTPLEVVLTPRLPAHLY